Part of the Nicotiana tabacum cultivar K326 chromosome 20, ASM71507v2, whole genome shotgun sequence genome, acacacataagaattcatgatagcttggtgctattgggcctcaaatatcgagcctagaacccatagatatatactctgtccaattaaataattaaatatttaatttataaaactaacaaaattctaaaaatattgaaattgacacacaaaagaattcaggatagcttggtgctactgggacttaaatatcgagcctggaacctatagatatatactctgtccaattaaataattaaatatttaatttataaaactaacagaattctaaaaatattgaaattgacacacataagaattcaggatagcttggtgctactgccTCAAATATCGAGTGTGGAACCCACAGATATATACTCCGtcgaattaaataattaaatattaattattataacacaaacaaaattctaaaaatattaaaattgacacacacaagaattcgggatagcttggtgctactgggcctcaaatatcgagcctggaacccatagatatatactatgtccaattaaataattaaatatttaatttataaaactaacaaaattctaaaaatattgaaattgacacacataagaattcaggatagcttggtgctactggacctcaaatatcgagtctggaacccatagatatatactccgtcgaattaaataattaaatattaattattataacacaacaaaattctaaaaatattaaaattgacacacataagaattcaggatagcttggtgctattgggcctcaaatatcgagcctgaaacccatagatatatactctgtccaattaaataattaaatatttaatttataaaagtaacacacaattaatgttgtttaatttacagtagacgatATGGACATGCCGGCTGTGCATCATGGACCTTTATCGGATGAGATATTAGtgttacagggcgatcataggtTCGCCTACGTATGGGAGGGAGAGCTAGTGGAGCAGACTCTCCGTACCAGGAGAGTGGACGGCGTGTGGGACTTTATGAGGGAGAGAGGTTTCCATTCCCGCGTAGTCCAGCGCCTGCGTGATACAGGCTTCTATAGGATTTTTGAGATTGGGCGGCTGCAGCTCGACTGGTCTCTGATCATAGCGTTGATAGCGCGGTGGCGACCGGACACACACACTTTCcacctgcccattggcgaggccaccatcacgcttcAGGATGTTCAGGTTTTATATAGGCTGCCTGCTGATGGACTGGTCGTTGCACTGCCTCAGTATATGAGATCTATGACGCGTGCTTagtatttggacttgttgcagCAGTTTACTGGTTTCAGGCCACAGGGTGAGGCTGCAGCTTCAGGGGGCAGTCGCATTTCTGTGACAACTATTAGAAAACATTTGGAGGTATTgcacctgtcacacctcctttttacctacaccccctcAGAAAGGgtatatataagggagttttttccaacttaaagtgacaatcgaaacgggattaatttattaaaaattcagagtcgccacttgggataatttatggtgtcccaagtcaccggtattaaatcccgaatcgaggaaagattgactctatattacagtccgcgaaccagaaatccgggtaaggaattctattaactcgggagaaggtgttaggcattcctgagttccgcgGTTCTAGTACGATCGCTCAACTGCTATATTCGGCTTAATCatatgattttaaacaattatgaacctacgccaattttaactttataaccgcttttaatcatttttaaagaaaattgcaacgtcatttaaaatacgtcttgaaccacatcacataaatgcacccacgactctcgacatattttatctaacgttgtggAGATTTatatttgggtcatataaatgcgcacccgagtttaggaaggtaaattattaaagtaaCGCGCTTAAAACAACTAcgcatttgcaactttgcgagggccatggaaaatttaactaaatggcacgccCCGATTTCTAGGGATTATGTGGGAAGGTCAAGAGCCTTGGATTTAGACTACATAAACCAATGAAAAGCCAAACCCATGCATCAGGAATTGATTGAACATACTCATACAATTGATACATGTTTAACTTATGCTATTCATTCTTAGTGAGGATGCAGAACTAGCCACTCGATAATCACAATTGAGTAAAGGATATCACTTAACTAAACAAATAATACCAAACAGTGATATTTACATTTAGCCACTAACATACTGAGTTTATTACAGaatcacaacaacaaaaaccAAACTAACTAGTGGTTAAAATCAAGATGTTAAGCTCTATCGATTTCTTTCAGCTGCAATGGCGAAGCTCAAAGAAGCAAAAAGAGTTCTTTCGACACAGACAAATGGAACGAATTGTTCAATACCTCAGTTCATATGTTGCAAACCCAGGTTGAATCATTCATCAAAGAGAAAAAATTTTCTAAAGATCGAATCAAATTACAACCTAATCGATGATGTTAATGTGTTTCAGGAACAAAATTTATCGGAAAGAAATAAAACGGCAATTGAATAAATTCAACTAAACAAATAATTCAGTCAAGCTGAAACTATCACGAACCTGGATTGCTTTTTATCCTAACTAAACCAACGGATAACTCTAATAGATGACACAAAATATCACACAAGGTTCTTAACACTAGCTTTGAACTTACACCAGCAAAGGAGTTACAAGACTTACAACAAACTCAGAGAAAGTACGATAATGGTTCACAATTCCTTTGGCAGAGTATTGAAGTGAATACATAGATACAGATTTCATAGCGGTAAAATCTCCTGCAGTAGTCATTTAAACTGCAAACACATTTCGGACAACAGCGAAACAAACAAGAATTGGACCAAATAGAGGTGAAGAAGAACTGGTAGGCCTAGCTATACAGAATCAGCGAAATAATGACAACACAGTGCCCCTCATAGCTCAAACTACCTGGCTCAAGAAATTTCAGAGGCCGAAATACTCCAGCATCTACAACAGACGAGATTGCACAGCTAACAATGACCGAAATCGAACAAAAACCAACAGATACAGTCAAGAATACTTAAGATACGAACACATGAACATGCCTCTTATTGGCAACTTGCTCAGATGATATGCAGTTAGTTACGCCCCAATCATACAAGTGAAAACCAAACAAATCGAAGTTTAATGAATATCCGTAAGCTGCCGAACTAATTGACCACCAAATGGACAGTGATTAGAAGGAGTCTCATGGCTTATTGCAAGTTTAAACTCCACACACAAACAAGAATTCTTTTTCAAAACTCATTCCCATATATACCAACTTTGATGGCTACTAGGCAGCCATAATACTTCACAATTTTCATGTTTAATTCTGTTCAAGAAGCCTAAGGACAGAAATGACTGTTGGAAACGTGAACATTAATCTCTGTGGCCTTATAGTGAAGCTAAATGCGTGTCAATCCACTAATTCACAAGTGAACCAAGCCCAACAATCACTTAGCACTCAAACTGTAGCTAAACCAGCAGAAATGATCAAACAAGAAGGCTTCCACCCTTAAGGTTTCATGAATTTGTTTCATTGCTCAAATTTAACAAACGAGTGGGCGAATTTATACAACTGCAACCATTATATCGGTGCATACAATCGCTCGTCCAATATAGAATAAACACAAAAACAGAAACAAACCTGAATCAAGGCCAACAGAACTCAGCCTTTAATCTAAACAACAAACACTGACTTTCAGGCAGTCTTAGACTAAAACATAATAGAACATGAGCACACGACACAGAATCAcggaaaaacaaataaaaatgaagaagaaatgaacCTGGAATCGATAAACACTTCTGATTAACTTTGCTCGAACGAGGAATACAAGTGAAATTCAATAGCTAATACTAGCAATCAACAACAAAAGCGAGTAGAGATCAAAAGCTCAGACAGAAATTTGAAACGATACCGAGATTTAGGACTTAAACGCAAATTCCAACTCAAACTTTAATCAAGCTCCATTGTTGAGGACCAGAAATCAGGAGAAAGaagaaatgcaaaaaaaaaaaaaaatgaaatctgtTTTTGATGATTTTTGTTGATGAATCTTGAAATGCAGTAAAACTTGAATGAAATCGAACtcagactatatatatatatatatatatatatatatatatatatatatatatatatatatatattgcttattcttttctttttctgaagaaGGTTGAAAAGAAAAACCTGAAGCAACCTCACACCAAAAAACTCAAGAACTCTAGAAAAATCTCCCTCCTTCACAAAATCGGATAAGGCTTCTTTTGAAGACGAATCCTTGATGAATGTGGGGCTCGAATTGAGTGAAATCAATCCAACGCCTTACACTCATCCAATATCTCGTCTCCAGAACCTTCAAATCGTATGGTAAAACTTGAATTCGAGCGAGTGAGAGGGGATGGGAATCTTGCATCAGAAACCATTAGCAACGGCAAAATGAGAGAAGGAGGGACGTGTGGGTTAAGGATTTGGGATTCACTCGCCCGAAGTTGGACTAAATTTGGGGCTTGGTTCGAGTGAGAATGATGGAGGAACAATGTTCGTTTGAGATTTAGGGCTTGGGGAGTCTCCGTGTATCTCTTCTGCGTATATTTGGGGAGTGGGTCGGGTTTAGGGACAATTTGGGTCGGGTTTACATGGGTTTGGGAAGAAAATGATTTGGGCTGGGGAATTTAATTAATTTGGCGTAAAATTTGATCCTTCTcaattctttccttcttttttcaattctcttttaattccttttcttttttctaaaaatgaaaataaaacaaaacccaACTTAattcctaaaccaaattatcctagaaaattaaattaattaaacctaataattattacaactaattaaataataaattaaagtaaaaccaacaaaattcaaatctaaaaattgaacaatgcaaaataaaccatttttgtgattttccatttttgtaaagcaactaaattactaattggtttaaaaatgcaaaattaaatcctaaattcaaatgtaacatatttttgtatttttcataatttaaacaaaattaaacatgcacagacaaatgcaaacaataacaaaaatgctACGAAATtccacgaaattgcaaataatggaaaaaattattttgttttgaatttgtgggagtaattcatatagggcaaaaatcacatgctcacagcacCCCGACATCACAGGCGAGACATATGTTCTACATATTCATCGGTACACGAGGTTGGCACTGCTCCTTGTTTTTGGGGGTGTCTTGTTCCCGAGCACTTTGGGAAATCTAGTGAGTATGTgatttctacatcatcttcaGCAACTAGATGAGTTACCCCAGTACAGCTGGGGTGCTGCTATTCTCGCTTACCTGTACAAGAGTATGTGCCGGGTTAGCATGGCACCTAGAGCGACGTATGTGGTTGtctgccgcttctacaggtgaaaacatattcgaatactctgtTCGTTACTTCCAATTCTATATAATCAAAATGACTCTTAAATTTTACGTCGaccttgtatgttaggtttgAGCATGAGAGCGGTTCCTGCTGTTGCaaccacctctaccaccattatCTTCGGATGTAGcacctccgtttctccctctagataggaggtgggttctccggtGTGGAAATTACCGAGCCattgatgctcatcataatctcccccttgtcagggatgtgttggatatgCTGGAGGCCGCATaggtaaatatgtacctaaacttacttgttataaattcacttgtgctgcgcatactcacttttatgttattatttgatagttcatctggacgccatacatCGACGACTTGATAGCTGGCCTGCCCAATTATGGCTAGAGGCGCAGGTTTCTACTTGGGACCAGTGAGAGGACCTGATTCCGGCCCACCTTTATAGATCCAGGCACCGACTATTGAGATTTATACGTCCTGGTACCGCCGCATTACCCGACTGATGATCGGGAACCCCAAAAAAAATTCATCAAGTTGGCGGTCGGTACAGACCATATGCCGGGAGACACGAGACACtggtatatttttttttggaacccATACTTATAACTATGATATAGCGTtctataattaatattttaaatgttgtgcaggctattggtcATCATTTATTCTaccagttgggactgcagatgcagcaaCATGCTGATAATCCTACAGTCACTGAGTATGGCCGGCTGGTGGTAGAGCTGGCTCTCCGGACACTGCAGCGAGCCAGAGAGGATGATAGGTTAGATTATGCTGCTGAGTATGTGGCGCCAGAGCACTACAATCAGGGTAGGCCTGTCGTACGCCCGAGGGGACGGGCACGAGCCAGGGGTTCCCTACAGGGTTGTGGGGGATGGAAAGGAGGTGGTCCCTAGCAAGGGGGAGTTGAGGCACCTATTGAGGATCTTGGAGATGATCAGCCAGGTTACATCCCTCAACAGGACGAGCCTTCTAGTAGTATGCCATCGTACAACCTTCAGCTAGGGCTGCCAGCATCGTAGGTCACGCCGTCAGATCCATCGTTGATAAGGGAACGAGCTTCACCGCAGATATAGAGCAGTTCTTTTTAGGCCCATCGATCGCAGCTGAGGATAGGCCGACCCGAGTCGTGGATGGTGGGCGCAGGTTGAGTTTTTACTCATCGTCGTCGGGTGCGGCGAATCTATCACAAGCGCAGGTAcgtttgtattactattaaattttaatttgttttttttctcaATGATCTGCcatatattaattttttattttcttattaaggcttcatcccAGCCCGTCACGGAGGCCACTTTATGCGATGATTAGGACACTACAGATGcttatattcaggagcccgatgagaccatggtaagaaaatctttttgacttaacacgtacattactaatatacaTTTTCATTTACTAAGCTTAGTAATTGTTTTGTAGGTTGCAGGCGGACCGACGACCCCTTCTACCGATCCTACCAGCACTACTGACGATCATGCTACAGCGCTTCCTCAtataaagaggcgacgtgatgaggatgatcctgatagtatacccgggcgacaggggatgcatctcaggccagcggctgcattgaagCCCACAGGCTGTGGGACACattgttttctttttgtattttatataaataatacattatataaataataacaaGAATGTTACtttaacaacaattttattttaacacaatttgaacaacaattttattttaacactacaacacaaacacaaacatagcaaacctaacataacataaattcagtacaactaataaAAACACATGACACggaaaacataaagatacactactaTGCTCAACATGTACATGTCATTATTTAGTCACGACCGCatagtattctctgctccaaccacttcaATTTGTCTTCcagcttatttttttcttctttcaccTCCTTGAGTTTTTACTTCAACTCAGCAACTTCTCGTTTAGATTGTCGCTCTCTTTCCCACTACTTCAAACACAAACAATTAAGAGAATACTAGTGGCGAAGCCACATAGTgataagggtggtcaactgaccatcCTTTGTCCAAAAATTATACTatgtatataagtaaaatattaagttttagaggtatataatacatattgaacaccctttgtcggaatttttttcacttcttttaaatttgaacactCTTAGGAAAATTTCTAGCTTCGCCACTGGAGAATACAACTCttctttgtagtattcctgctaACAGGcttcatcaatccatacctcaaaattgcaaacaGGTTCATCGGGAaccctataaaacttgttcatacaCGCCCAGTAATGACGTCCAGCTTCTTCCCAACAATCGTGCATCATGCATTTTTTGCCGCACTCGCACCTTGGGACATAAAGGGGTTGAGACATTTGTTAAAGCAAAGAAACACCTTgcttttatggaaatatttgctattggttattgttaagcgcGAAAAATAATTACAATGCGCCCGTTATTTATAAGCAAGAgaacacacaaaacgtagtattgtacaacactatacatattcaatttttttGAAACAAAACAACTTTTGTGTAGTCGGTCAGCTTTTCAtaccgacaagacaacacataaaacgtagtattgtaccaTGCTATGCATATTCAATTTTTCTGAAACAAAACAACTTTTGCGCAGTCGGTTCAGCTTTACATaacgacaagacaacacacaaaacttagtattgtaccgcgctatacatattaaatttgttgaaatgaaacaGCTTTTGTACGGTTAAGCTTTACAGAaagacaagacaacacacaaaatgtagtactgtaccgcgctatacatatttaATTTTTCTGAAACGAAACAACAATGTCTTGATTTAtcctttattatcttttattttcatgtatGTTGCTTTAGTTATGGTTGTTGTGCTTTTATCTCTTCGAATATTAAgttatgaaatttcaatcttCATATTTGTCTTCTTTACTAACACCAATAAGTTGAATGTTGAAACTACCATATCATcatcccaattcaaaaggtcatgttaaaaaataagatgtaacaagattgtggaacataattttatttgatagatattgcaacatacacaagtacagACATTTATTACAAAAAACATTACGAAAACAAAATAGTgggtgtatccttgatagttgggtacattcgacgaacttgcaccaggagctggattaccaccgccacccataccagctgaaggacatttacgctGGTCGTGTCCTGCTTGCGAGCATATGACACATTtacgcataaacggtatcactgACATctatttggttccgtatacgtgtTCTCTTTTTCACTTGCAGCTTGCACAAATAGTCCTTGTTATATACCATTTAAATGGTTCCggtggccaataatgctcagcacccaatgGCTGCAACTACCCACTATATGCGTCTACGTATGCAGCAATACTATATGGCCTATCAACATAGTTGGTTTCCcctaaaccaacttgttgaaagcacttcaaggCATGTGCGCACGACATATGGTAGACGGTCCATTTTCCGCATGAACACAACCTGCTGGCTTCATTCACCATCTGTAGATTATTCTCCCAGTGTCAgcggatagcggtgcgaacttcaaaaacaccccGGTCGTGATCGTACTGTAAAAATGAATGTCAATGTGCTCACCTCATGTACTTCTCATATCTTCTCATCGttattggcataaattgaacacccctatccatcaattccgatgcagctCTATggctttcaacaaacctctccgtaATCTGTTTGAATATCATCCGGACCATGGCAGTGACTGGCAATCCACGTTCAGATTTCAATAAGCTATTGAATGActccgacacatttgtagtcagggctCCCCATCATCTTCCACCATCAGCATGCAATATCCACATGTGAAGCTTATGTCCCATCAgccaagtataggctcgtggaTCTAACTGCCAGATTGC contains:
- the LOC142174455 gene encoding uncharacterized protein LOC142174455 gives rise to the protein MDMPAVHHGPLSDEILVLQGDHRFAYVWEGELVEQTLRTRRVDGVWDFMRERGFHSRVVQRLRDTGFYRIFEIGRLQLDWSLIIALIARWRPDTHTFHLPIGEATITLQDVQQFTGFRPQGEAAASGGSRISVTTIRKHLEAIGHHLFYQLGLQMQQHADNPTVTEYGRLVVELALRTLQRAREDDRLDYAAEYVAPEHYNQGRPVVRPRGRARARGSLQGCGGWKGGGP